The following are encoded together in the Chaetodon auriga isolate fChaAug3 chromosome 6, fChaAug3.hap1, whole genome shotgun sequence genome:
- the LOC143322647 gene encoding uncharacterized protein LOC143322647 → MATIVGPGKDTERTAMERFGSGGMALLPWTKQMLTVLWEQLRLLVQVIYYTFVSVFQMFRFEVHVRITDETGQHIQHMSTAANPTESFLFSSLFDGDNGVMVGGSSTLSNFCADVGDPFTGKSTGEALLSSLRADDLCCGLVDDFVSRTGKEDAIFLGHQSSWKVGFPGDWSIFVSSSDSSSSGDSCHRSSERAFKQDFSKESVFKQGTSEEERSSPWSSEEDQNVVEFDSEESKALWESLSKSSDPYNPFFFSACISTNTSMGKSKSEARGGSDADLVSVSKASEEMLGLNIWVSRSDSESSWSSWASSDGSSPDIDEESERLLEFFSSPDPYNPMCFTACTVSSTASERQASLPAPPSKSDTDAEEKESGFLPSSEDDEEEQLWKSLSPKDDPYHPLNFQACLQSSPAAALQSGEGPDALDVHSTKNPATKGKKCEKQARRGKKSRATKPTLPERHLKHHSHPEKTQVPWTRPGRTPESPPEERKGSWDSPTQKKVRFSPVIQVHVMRTWPFARQASRKGHWEEMARDRDRFQRRIRETEQAVGHCFTQAHRERVRANLDGALK, encoded by the exons atggctaCGATTGTTGGTCCCGGGAAGGATACTGAACGGACGGCGATGGAGAGGTTCGGTAGCGGAGGAATGGCGCTTCTGCCGTGGACGAAACAGATGCTCACCGTACTGTGGGAGCAGCTGCGGTTGCTGGTTCAGGTCATATACTACACTTTCGTGTCag ttttccagATGTTCAGGTTCGAGGTTCACGTGAGAATCACGGATGAGACAGGTCAGCACATCCAGCACATGAGCACGGCAGCAAACCCGACGGAATCCTTCCTGTTCTCCTCGCTGTTTGACGGCGACAACGGCGTGATGGTTGGAGGTTCGAGTACCCTCTCTAACTTCTGCGCCGATGTCGGCGACCCGTTCACTGGGAAATCCACCGGTGAGGCCTTGCTGTCCAGTCTGCGTGCTGACGACCTGTGTTGCGGACTGGTGGATGATTTTGTGTCCAGAACCGGCAAAGAGGACGCCATCTTTCTAGGACACCAGTCCAGCTGGAAAGTGGGATTCCCTGGCGACTGGAGCATCTTTGTATCAAGCAGCgacagctccagctcaggcgACAGCTGCCATAGAAGTAGCGAGAGGGCCTTCAAACAGGATTTTTCAAAGGAGAGCGTTTTCAAACAGGGCACttcagaagaggagaggagctctCCCTGGAGCAGCGAGGAAGACCAGAACGTAGTAGAATTCGACAGTGAGGAAAGTAAGGCGCTCTGGGAGTCCCTGTCAAAATCGAGTGATCCTTACAAccccttctttttctctgcgtgcatttcaacaaacacaagcatggggaaaagtaaaagtgaagcaagAGGTGGCAGTGACGCTGACCTCGTGTCAGTGAGCAAGGCCAGCGAGGAGATGCTGGGCCTGAACATCTGGGTCAGTCGCTCTGACAGCGAGAGCAGTTGGAGCAGTTGGGCCAGTTCTGACGGTTCCAGCCCCGACATTGACGAGGAGAGCGAGAGGCTCTTGGAGTTTTTCAGCAGTCCCGACCCCTACAATCCCATGTGTTTCACTGCGTGCACGGTCAGCAGCACAGCCTCTGAACGACAGGCCTCACTTCCTGCACCTCCCTCCAAGTCAGACACAGACGCCGAGGAGAAGGAGAGCGGCTTTCTTCCTTCATCTGAGGATGACGAAGAAGAGCAGCTGTGGAAGTCTCTCTCCCCGAAGGACGACCCATACCACCCTCTCAACTTTCAGGCCTGCCTCCAGAGctccccagcagcagcactccagTCTGGAGAAGGTCCAGATGCCCTGGATGTCCACAGCACAAAAAATCCAGCCACGAAGGgcaagaaatgtgaaaaacaggCAAGAAGAGGCAAAAAATCCAGAGCCACCAAGCCCACACTGCCAGAGAGACATTTAAAGCATCACTCCCATccagaaaaaacacaggtgCCATGGACACGACCTGGACGAACACCCGAGTCACcgccagaggagaggaagggaagcTGGGACAGCCCCACCCAGAAAAAG GTTCGATTCTCTCCTGTCATCCAAGTCCACGTCATGCGGACCTGGCCGTTTGCGCGGCAGGCGTCTCGTAAAGGACACTGGGAAGAAATGGCACGGGACCGGGACCGCTTCCAGAGGCGGATCCGGGAAACGGAGCAGGCCGTCGGCCACTGCTTCACCCAGGCCCACAGAGAGAGGGTCCGGGCGAACCTGGACGGTGccttgaaatga